From a single Gimesia fumaroli genomic region:
- a CDS encoding PSD1 and planctomycete cytochrome C domain-containing protein, which yields MVVRTCSFLLLCLIASVVFLFQSASAETETTTDDFDFATDIRPLLSDACFSCHGPDEEHREAELRLDLKESVFSSHDGHALIVPGKPAESLIYQRMISTDDDERMPPVDSGKKLSKSDIEKIRKWIAAGAPWASHWAFQPPEKPELPHVQQPQLVQNPIDAFVLEKLEQQQLTFSQPTDRITLLRRLSLDLTGLPPSIQEVDQFQNDKAPSAYEKQVERLLASPHYGERWGRIWLDAARYADSNGYEKDAPREVWLYRDWVIDAFNQNMPYNQFILEQIAGDLLPNATQDQIIATGFMRNSMLNEEGGIDPEEFRMAAMFDRMDTIGKSVLGLTLQCGQCHTHKYDPLTQENYYQIFACINNSYEASIRGYTDEEQEKRLSLFQQIDTIEQSLKAKLPVWPAKMAAWEQAVKQNQPEWTVLQLTNTDSNSQRYFDQPDHSMLAQGYAPSKFTSNFEATVDASEIKAIRLELLNHPNLPAGGPGRSIEGLCALTDIKLTVVNPKDPKQTTSVKFSEATADFSNERQQLPPKYSDKKGVRGFTGPVAYAIDGDNTTAWGIDAGPGRFNQPREAVFRAEKPFGYPEGTKLKISLVQMHGGWNSDDNQTMNLGRFRISYSKSANAKADPVPDQVRQILQIPHTKRTPQQQDQVFSYWRTTVPEWTAENNEIEALWKQHPQGATQLVYQERPDPRSTHLLDRGDFLKKKQVVQPGVPDFLNTLPQDTQVNRLTFARWLVDRKSPTTARAIVNRVWQAYFGKGIVSTSEDLGSQGAAPTHRKLLDWMAVWFMDQGWDLKKLHTLIVTSRTYQQSSQVSPELYAKDPYNRFFARGPRYRVDAEIVRDIALKASGLLNPQVGGPSVYPPAPAFLFEKPASYGPKTWIEAKDDNRFRRAIYTFRFRSVPYPMLSAFDAPNGDISTVKRTRSNTPLQALTTLNETLFMECANGLAETALKQQDATDVQRIETAFRRCVSRSPSASEKQVLNQFLTRQRTYFAEHPEEARQISAQKKTKTDTTDFAAWVALSRVLLNMDETITKE from the coding sequence ATGGTCGTTCGAACGTGCTCATTTTTATTACTCTGCCTGATCGCTTCCGTTGTATTTCTTTTTCAGAGTGCCTCTGCAGAAACGGAAACAACAACAGACGATTTCGATTTTGCAACCGACATTCGCCCGCTCTTATCCGACGCCTGCTTCTCCTGCCATGGCCCCGATGAAGAACACCGCGAAGCAGAACTGAGATTGGATTTAAAAGAAAGTGTCTTCAGTTCGCATGACGGACACGCACTGATTGTCCCGGGTAAACCAGCCGAAAGTCTGATCTATCAACGCATGATTTCTACCGACGACGACGAACGAATGCCACCCGTTGATTCCGGTAAGAAACTGTCTAAATCGGACATTGAAAAAATCCGCAAGTGGATCGCCGCTGGTGCTCCCTGGGCCTCTCACTGGGCCTTTCAACCTCCTGAAAAACCAGAGTTGCCTCACGTCCAACAACCACAGCTCGTTCAAAATCCGATCGATGCTTTTGTGCTGGAAAAACTGGAACAACAGCAGTTAACGTTTTCCCAACCCACCGATCGCATCACACTCCTCAGGCGGCTGAGTCTGGACCTGACCGGCCTGCCGCCCAGTATTCAGGAAGTCGATCAATTTCAAAACGACAAAGCCCCGAGCGCCTATGAAAAACAGGTCGAACGTTTGCTTGCTTCACCGCATTACGGCGAGCGCTGGGGCCGCATCTGGCTGGACGCCGCCCGCTATGCCGATTCCAACGGCTATGAAAAAGATGCTCCACGCGAGGTCTGGCTCTATCGTGACTGGGTTATCGACGCCTTCAATCAGAACATGCCTTACAACCAGTTTATTCTCGAACAAATCGCCGGCGACCTGCTGCCCAACGCAACACAGGATCAGATTATTGCCACCGGCTTCATGCGAAATTCCATGCTCAACGAAGAAGGGGGCATCGACCCTGAAGAGTTCCGGATGGCAGCCATGTTCGATCGAATGGATACCATCGGCAAAAGCGTGCTCGGCCTGACTCTGCAATGCGGTCAATGTCACACTCACAAGTATGATCCCCTGACCCAGGAAAATTACTATCAGATTTTTGCCTGCATCAATAATTCCTACGAAGCCAGTATTCGCGGCTACACCGATGAAGAACAGGAAAAACGCCTGTCGCTCTTTCAGCAAATCGATACGATCGAACAGTCACTCAAAGCAAAGCTGCCTGTCTGGCCTGCAAAAATGGCCGCCTGGGAACAAGCAGTTAAACAAAATCAGCCTGAGTGGACTGTGTTGCAGCTGACCAATACCGACAGTAACTCTCAGCGCTATTTCGATCAACCCGATCATTCGATGCTGGCGCAAGGTTATGCCCCCTCAAAATTCACATCCAATTTTGAAGCTACCGTGGATGCTTCTGAAATCAAAGCGATTCGACTCGAACTTTTAAATCATCCCAACCTGCCTGCAGGCGGTCCCGGGCGGTCGATCGAAGGCTTGTGTGCTTTGACTGATATCAAACTCACGGTCGTCAATCCGAAAGATCCGAAACAGACAACCAGCGTCAAATTCTCCGAAGCCACCGCCGACTTCAGCAATGAACGACAGCAACTGCCACCAAAGTACAGTGATAAAAAAGGAGTCCGCGGTTTTACAGGCCCCGTGGCATATGCCATCGACGGCGATAACACCACAGCCTGGGGCATTGATGCCGGTCCCGGACGCTTCAATCAGCCACGTGAAGCTGTTTTTCGTGCAGAAAAACCATTTGGTTATCCGGAAGGTACGAAACTTAAAATCAGTCTGGTACAGATGCATGGAGGCTGGAACAGCGACGATAATCAAACTATGAATCTGGGACGTTTCCGTATCTCCTACAGCAAATCTGCAAACGCCAAAGCCGATCCGGTTCCTGATCAGGTCAGACAAATTCTGCAGATTCCCCACACGAAGCGCACACCACAACAACAGGATCAGGTCTTCAGCTACTGGCGTACAACCGTCCCGGAATGGACAGCTGAAAATAACGAAATCGAAGCCCTCTGGAAACAGCACCCCCAAGGCGCCACTCAACTGGTGTATCAGGAACGACCTGACCCCCGATCGACGCACCTGCTGGATCGCGGCGACTTCCTTAAAAAGAAACAGGTCGTCCAGCCGGGAGTCCCCGACTTTCTCAACACATTACCCCAGGATACTCAGGTGAATCGTCTGACGTTTGCCCGCTGGCTCGTCGATCGCAAATCACCGACCACCGCACGTGCCATCGTGAATCGCGTCTGGCAGGCCTATTTCGGGAAAGGCATCGTCAGTACCAGCGAAGATCTCGGCTCACAGGGCGCTGCTCCCACACACCGTAAACTACTGGACTGGATGGCGGTCTGGTTTATGGATCAGGGTTGGGACCTGAAAAAGTTACACACGTTGATCGTAACTTCGCGCACCTATCAACAGTCCTCTCAAGTCAGTCCGGAACTCTATGCGAAAGATCCATACAACCGCTTCTTTGCCCGCGGCCCCCGCTATCGAGTCGATGCAGAAATCGTCCGCGACATCGCACTCAAAGCCAGTGGCCTGCTCAATCCTCAGGTCGGTGGCCCGTCCGTCTACCCGCCGGCCCCCGCGTTTCTGTTCGAAAAGCCGGCCAGCTACGGACCCAAAACCTGGATCGAAGCAAAAGACGATAATCGCTTCCGGCGAGCAATTTATACGTTCCGCTTCCGCTCGGTTCCTTATCCCATGCTGTCAGCCTTTGATGCACCCAATGGTGATATCTCGACCGTCAAACGGACTCGTTCAAATACGCCTTTGCAGGCGTTAACCACCCTCAACGAAACCCTGTTTATGGAATGCGCAAACGGACTGGCAGAAACGGCACTGAAACAACAGGACGCGACAGACGTACAACGCATTGAAACCGCTTTTCGTCGCTGTGTTTCCCGTTCTCCTTCCGCGTCTGAAAAACAGGTATTAAACCAGTTTCTGACCAGGCAACGCACTTATTTCGCTGAACATCCGGAAGAAGCCAGGCAGATTTCCGCACAGAAAAAAACAAAAACGGATACGACAGATTTCGCAGCCTGGGTCGCGCTCTCACGCGTCCTGCTCAATATGGATGAAACGATTACTAAAGAATAA
- a CDS encoding DUF1501 domain-containing protein gives MDRREFLMSAGGGLGGIALASLLQNDQLLAAESSKTQILHHPPRAKRVIQLYMSGAASQCDTFDYKPELIKDNGNAWDPGEQVQLFQSSPGKTMQAPWKWKQYGESGKWINECVAPLGDCVDDMAFIHNMVSKSNVHGPATFMQATGFILPGFPGMGAWISYGLGSLTDNLPTFVVLPDPRGFAPNGAANWSAGFLPASNQGTIIRPNSETPISNLFPPKNDFITRKSDRDVLAALKQLNQRHEQERTGDSRLNARIQSYELAAKMQLQAPEVLDLSNETKSTLNMYGLNSVDFEVQEGISEAAEIAYFGRNCLVARRLLEQGVRFVQIWSGADNGFPRRNWDSHEDIKRDHWPLGRGMSIGAAALIKDLKQRGMLDDTIVLWTTEFGRMPCSQGSKGRDHNPFVFTNWLSGGGIKGGTTYGESDQWSFKPADPSNPTMCYDVHATILHQLGIDHEKLTFRHNGIDRRLTDVHGHVIKEIIS, from the coding sequence ATGGATCGTCGTGAGTTTTTAATGTCGGCTGGGGGAGGACTGGGGGGAATTGCGCTCGCCTCTCTGCTGCAGAACGATCAACTACTTGCCGCTGAATCATCCAAAACACAGATACTGCATCACCCGCCGCGTGCCAAACGGGTCATTCAACTTTATATGTCGGGTGCCGCCAGTCAATGTGATACCTTCGACTACAAACCCGAACTGATCAAAGATAACGGCAATGCCTGGGACCCCGGCGAACAGGTGCAATTGTTTCAATCCTCGCCAGGCAAAACCATGCAGGCCCCCTGGAAATGGAAACAGTACGGCGAATCAGGAAAATGGATCAATGAGTGCGTCGCACCATTGGGTGACTGCGTCGATGATATGGCATTCATCCATAATATGGTCAGCAAGTCGAACGTGCACGGCCCCGCCACTTTCATGCAGGCCACCGGGTTCATCCTGCCCGGCTTTCCCGGCATGGGTGCCTGGATCAGCTACGGTCTCGGCAGTCTCACCGATAATCTACCCACGTTTGTCGTACTGCCTGACCCGCGCGGCTTTGCTCCCAACGGAGCCGCCAACTGGTCTGCCGGTTTTTTACCCGCCAGCAATCAGGGAACCATTATTCGACCGAATTCCGAGACCCCCATTTCCAATTTGTTCCCACCCAAAAATGACTTTATCACCCGTAAAAGCGACCGCGACGTCCTGGCGGCGTTAAAACAATTGAATCAGCGCCACGAACAGGAACGCACGGGAGACTCACGGCTCAACGCACGGATTCAATCCTACGAACTGGCTGCTAAAATGCAGTTACAGGCACCGGAAGTACTCGATCTTTCGAATGAAACGAAAAGTACACTCAACATGTACGGGCTGAATTCCGTCGACTTTGAAGTACAGGAAGGCATTAGTGAAGCCGCCGAAATCGCATACTTTGGTCGAAACTGCCTGGTGGCGCGGCGTCTGCTGGAGCAGGGAGTGCGGTTCGTGCAGATCTGGTCGGGAGCCGACAACGGATTTCCCCGCCGCAACTGGGATTCCCATGAAGACATCAAACGCGATCACTGGCCTTTAGGGCGTGGCATGTCCATCGGCGCAGCCGCGTTGATCAAAGACCTGAAACAACGTGGTATGCTGGACGATACCATTGTGTTATGGACCACGGAATTCGGCAGAATGCCCTGCAGTCAAGGCAGTAAAGGCCGCGACCATAATCCGTTCGTCTTTACCAACTGGCTGTCAGGTGGTGGCATTAAAGGGGGCACGACCTATGGTGAATCAGATCAATGGTCTTTCAAACCCGCTGATCCCTCGAACCCCACGATGTGTTATGACGTGCATGCGACGATTCTGCATCAGTTGGGAATCGATCATGAAAAACTGACGTTCCGACATAATGGCATTGATCGCCGTCTGACCGATGTGCACGGGCATGTCATCAAAGAGATCATTTCATAA
- a CDS encoding DUF1501 domain-containing protein produces the protein MNQNQHPAHPIARRWFLQQCGVGVGAIALQQMLQESGYAAPAKTGEIEDPLAPRQPHHPPKAKNIIFLFMGGGPSHLELFDNKPVLGKFDGKLPPEELLKGYRAAFINPNSKFLGPKFKFAKHGKCGAELSEILPHLSEVVDDLAIVKSMKTDAFNHAPAQIQALTGSQLFGKPSLGAWTIYGLGSESKNLPGFVVFSSGNKGPSGGSSCWGSGFLPTVHQGVMFRGGQEPVLYLKNPPGVSEQLQRDSLDTLKALNQNHLEQVGDPEIATRINSFEMAYRMQSSAPDVMDITQETKQTLEMYGAEPGKSSFANNCLLARRLVERGVRCIQLFHESWDQHGGLVGGLKNNCKATDQASAALIKDLKQRGMLKDTLVVWGGEFGRTPMVQGGNDGRDHHPNAFTMWLAGGGIKGGTTIGRSDDFGFNVIEDEVPVYDLHATILHLLGLNPERLSFRFQGLDQRLIGVNPAKIVKKILA, from the coding sequence ATGAATCAAAATCAACACCCGGCCCACCCCATCGCACGACGCTGGTTCCTGCAACAATGCGGCGTCGGTGTGGGAGCCATCGCCTTACAGCAGATGTTACAGGAATCCGGCTACGCGGCTCCCGCAAAAACTGGTGAAATTGAAGACCCCTTAGCACCCCGCCAGCCACACCATCCCCCCAAAGCAAAGAATATTATCTTCCTGTTTATGGGCGGAGGGCCCAGCCATCTGGAACTGTTTGATAACAAACCGGTCTTGGGAAAATTTGACGGCAAGTTGCCCCCCGAAGAACTTCTCAAAGGCTATCGGGCCGCGTTTATCAATCCCAACTCGAAATTCCTCGGCCCTAAATTTAAATTTGCAAAACATGGCAAATGCGGTGCGGAACTCTCGGAAATCCTGCCGCATCTGTCCGAAGTCGTCGACGATCTCGCCATCGTGAAAAGTATGAAAACCGACGCCTTCAATCATGCACCCGCTCAAATTCAAGCGTTAACCGGCTCACAGCTCTTCGGCAAACCCAGTCTGGGTGCCTGGACCATCTATGGACTGGGCAGCGAATCCAAAAACCTGCCGGGCTTTGTTGTTTTCAGTTCCGGAAATAAAGGCCCGAGTGGCGGAAGTTCCTGCTGGGGTAGCGGCTTTCTGCCCACCGTTCATCAGGGCGTCATGTTCCGTGGCGGCCAGGAGCCCGTGCTTTACCTCAAGAATCCTCCCGGCGTCTCTGAGCAATTACAGCGTGATTCACTCGATACCTTAAAAGCATTGAACCAGAATCATCTGGAGCAGGTTGGCGATCCTGAAATCGCAACCCGGATCAATTCCTTCGAAATGGCGTACCGCATGCAGTCCAGTGCTCCCGATGTGATGGATATCACCCAGGAAACAAAACAGACCCTCGAAATGTATGGCGCCGAACCTGGTAAAAGTTCATTTGCCAATAACTGTCTGCTCGCCCGCCGACTCGTCGAACGTGGCGTACGCTGCATCCAGCTATTCCATGAATCCTGGGATCAGCACGGCGGTCTTGTGGGAGGCTTGAAAAACAACTGTAAAGCCACCGACCAGGCTTCAGCAGCATTGATTAAAGACCTCAAACAACGTGGTATGCTCAAAGATACGCTTGTTGTCTGGGGCGGTGAATTCGGACGGACTCCCATGGTGCAGGGGGGGAACGATGGCCGGGATCATCACCCCAATGCCTTTACCATGTGGCTGGCTGGCGGCGGCATTAAAGGGGGCACGACCATCGGCCGGTCTGATGATTTCGGCTTTAATGTCATTGAAGACGAAGTTCCCGTCTATGATCTGCATGCCACAATTTTACATCTGCTTGGCTTGAATCCGGAACGACTCTCATTCCGCTTTCAGGGACTTGATCAACGCTTAATCGGCGTCAATCCGGCAAAAATCGTCAAGAAAATCCTGGCCTAG
- a CDS encoding DUF1559 family PulG-like putative transporter — MKNSRSRKVNRSGFTLIELLVVISIIALLAALLIPAVFAARESARSSQCKSNLRQFGLSMHSFASTDPSGRYCTGAYDFRRDGCPDTWGWVADMVNSGAGLPQKMLCPSSTLLGSEKLNDMIGVANTSNKDNAPPARLLEGVCATWTSGTEGTAPRILQVAKLLEDGYGTNYASSWFLVRSGAKTNAGVTSSGLKGFGGSLGPLTIRRLDSSRISSSAVPFMGCGAPGDVGEAVLSHSIPGFVEAGERLAESFNDGPAYWNPAAGTGGAIDLMPAGTNVVGAIPAELPDPNRAGTPGTDGILWLQDSRDWYAWHGRGRNKICNILMADGSVKAIVDLNGDGFLNPGFTGSASGGSGHTDATVELRPSEVFSGPWLDAQLTKGNFE, encoded by the coding sequence ATGAAAAATTCGCGTTCTCGAAAAGTCAACCGATCAGGTTTTACCCTGATCGAACTTCTGGTAGTGATTTCGATCATTGCATTATTAGCTGCTCTGCTGATTCCCGCTGTCTTCGCAGCTCGTGAGTCAGCACGTTCTTCACAGTGTAAAAGTAACTTACGTCAGTTCGGTCTCTCCATGCACTCGTTCGCTTCTACCGATCCCAGCGGACGGTACTGTACCGGAGCTTATGACTTCCGTCGTGACGGATGTCCTGACACCTGGGGTTGGGTCGCCGACATGGTTAACAGTGGTGCTGGTCTTCCTCAGAAGATGCTGTGCCCTTCTTCCACACTGTTAGGTTCAGAAAAATTGAACGACATGATTGGTGTGGCCAATACAAGTAATAAAGACAATGCCCCACCAGCGCGTCTGCTGGAAGGTGTCTGTGCTACCTGGACTTCAGGGACAGAAGGTACAGCTCCTCGTATTCTGCAAGTTGCGAAACTGCTGGAAGACGGCTATGGAACAAACTATGCATCCAGCTGGTTCCTGGTTCGCTCTGGTGCAAAAACCAATGCTGGTGTCACTTCATCTGGTTTAAAAGGTTTTGGCGGTAGCTTAGGTCCTCTGACGATTCGTCGTCTGGATTCATCACGAATTTCTTCTTCAGCCGTTCCCTTCATGGGATGTGGTGCTCCTGGTGATGTGGGCGAAGCTGTTTTGTCACACTCCATTCCAGGATTCGTAGAAGCCGGCGAACGACTGGCTGAGTCCTTCAATGACGGTCCTGCTTACTGGAATCCAGCTGCGGGAACTGGTGGAGCCATCGATCTGATGCCTGCCGGTACAAACGTTGTTGGTGCCATTCCTGCAGAACTTCCAGATCCGAACCGAGCTGGAACGCCCGGAACTGATGGTATTCTGTGGTTACAGGATTCTCGCGACTGGTATGCATGGCACGGTCGTGGCCGTAACAAGATCTGCAACATCCTGATGGCAGACGGTAGTGTCAAAGCAATCGTCGACTTGAATGGTGATGGCTTCCTGAACCCAGGTTTCACTGGATCCGCTTCAGGTGGATCAGGTCACACTGATGCAACTGTTGAACTGCGTCCTTCAGAAGTCTTCTCCGGCCCCTGGTTGGATGCCCAGTTGACCAAAGGCAACTTCGAATAA
- a CDS encoding PSD1 and planctomycete cytochrome C domain-containing protein, whose translation MFFFTQRNIKPTPLFLSIFCLYSLPTASAAEFPFEKQVAPILQQHCIECHNDSTRDGGLSLESHSSTLKGGESGSVLVAGKPNESSLLDYVTGPEPEMPKKGKPLSEVEIETLKQWIKAGAPWPDGTRIREAQLSQTDWWSFQPLQKPAVPSLSAKNQKRVRTPVDAFLLARLQEKNLSFSPDADRRTLIRRLYFDLIGLPPTPAEINNFVNDSHPRAYERLVDQLLASPRYGERWARHWLDVVHYGDTHGYDKDKLRENAWPYRDYVIRALNDDKPYSEFIQEQLAGDVIKPYSTDGIPATGFIVAGPFDWVGQIEINEKLIEKKITRNLDRDDMVATVMNTTVSLTVQCARCHNHKFDPIAQEDYYGLQAVFAGIDRAEREYDPNPQTADQRQKLLADQTKTRNDFKDLSELIRSRGGKELAALDAKIDQALKAKQGQGVEYGYHSKIEKSDKSQKWIQLNFKQPITAEQITLFPAYDDFNSIGAGFGFPQRFKLEVSDTADFKTTKTIIADQTQADYPNPKTRIVEFDLKGQSFQHLRMTATKLAPRSNDFIFALGEIKVLDSAGKNIARQATVTSLDSIEALPRWSRKNVNDGHFYQSPDSNGDLQKLQAKRNHLVSNLSTAEEKKTMLQQSLKLKQIKKKLDQLPKRQKVFAAATHFSPRGNFRPTAGEPRPVFLLSRGSEKAPVKEVQPATLNLIDGLPGDFQLKDPENEGARRLALAQWITRRENPLTWRSIVNRIWQYHFGKGIVDTPNDFGKMGSLPTHPELLDYLARRFRDEGQSLKSLHRMLVLSTAYRQSSRSHERGNQIDGDNRLLWRMNRRKLEAEAIRDAALQVSGKLDLTMFGPGDRLFVLEKPQHSPHYLYEKFDPATAKSLRRSIYRFVVRSVPDPFMESLDCADPSQITPKRIPTLTALQALSLLNDQFMVSMSEFYAQKVEAEAADLPAQIKLAFETALGRTPNKVELQILQTIGKQHGMKNICRLIFNSNEFIFID comes from the coding sequence ATGTTTTTTTTCACCCAGCGGAACATCAAACCCACACCACTGTTTTTGAGCATCTTCTGCCTGTACTCTCTCCCGACAGCGTCTGCAGCAGAGTTCCCGTTTGAAAAACAAGTGGCACCGATCCTCCAACAGCACTGCATTGAGTGTCATAACGACAGCACTCGCGACGGCGGCCTTTCACTGGAAAGCCACAGCAGTACTCTCAAAGGAGGCGAAAGTGGCAGTGTGCTGGTAGCAGGCAAGCCGAACGAAAGTTCGCTGTTGGATTATGTGACCGGCCCCGAACCGGAAATGCCCAAAAAAGGCAAGCCGTTATCCGAAGTGGAAATTGAAACCCTCAAACAGTGGATCAAAGCCGGCGCCCCCTGGCCGGACGGCACGCGGATTCGCGAAGCCCAGCTTTCGCAAACCGACTGGTGGTCGTTCCAGCCGCTGCAGAAACCAGCGGTCCCGTCACTCTCAGCCAAAAATCAAAAACGGGTTCGAACTCCCGTCGATGCCTTTCTGCTCGCCCGACTGCAGGAGAAAAACCTCTCCTTTTCCCCAGACGCCGACCGCCGTACTCTCATCCGTCGTCTCTATTTCGATCTGATCGGACTCCCTCCCACACCAGCGGAGATCAACAATTTTGTCAATGATTCCCACCCGCGTGCCTACGAACGGCTCGTCGATCAACTGCTGGCTTCGCCCCGCTACGGCGAACGCTGGGCACGTCACTGGCTCGACGTCGTGCACTACGGCGACACACACGGATACGATAAAGACAAACTCCGTGAAAACGCCTGGCCTTATCGGGACTACGTCATCCGGGCCCTCAACGACGACAAACCTTATTCAGAATTTATTCAGGAACAACTCGCCGGCGACGTCATCAAACCGTACTCCACCGACGGCATTCCTGCCACCGGATTTATCGTTGCCGGCCCGTTTGACTGGGTCGGGCAAATAGAAATCAATGAAAAACTGATCGAGAAAAAAATCACACGCAATCTCGATCGCGATGATATGGTCGCGACGGTCATGAATACCACCGTCAGCCTGACAGTCCAGTGCGCCCGCTGCCACAATCACAAATTCGATCCGATCGCCCAGGAAGACTATTATGGTTTACAAGCCGTCTTCGCCGGCATTGACCGTGCCGAACGGGAATACGATCCGAATCCCCAGACAGCAGACCAACGCCAGAAACTGTTGGCAGATCAAACCAAAACCCGGAACGATTTCAAAGATCTCTCCGAACTGATCCGATCACGCGGGGGAAAAGAACTGGCTGCACTGGACGCCAAAATCGACCAGGCGCTGAAAGCCAAACAGGGGCAGGGGGTCGAATATGGTTATCACAGCAAAATTGAGAAATCGGACAAGAGCCAGAAATGGATACAGCTCAACTTCAAACAGCCGATCACCGCAGAGCAGATCACGCTCTTTCCCGCCTATGATGACTTTAACAGCATCGGTGCCGGCTTCGGTTTCCCCCAACGGTTCAAACTGGAAGTATCCGACACGGCCGACTTCAAAACAACGAAAACCATCATTGCCGATCAGACACAAGCGGATTATCCCAATCCCAAAACCCGAATCGTTGAATTTGACCTGAAAGGCCAGAGCTTTCAACACCTGAGAATGACGGCCACAAAACTCGCACCCCGCTCAAACGATTTCATTTTTGCACTCGGCGAAATCAAAGTCCTCGATTCTGCAGGCAAAAATATCGCCAGGCAAGCAACTGTCACATCCCTTGATTCCATCGAAGCACTGCCACGCTGGTCGCGCAAGAATGTGAATGACGGTCATTTTTATCAAAGCCCCGATTCCAACGGGGACCTCCAAAAACTGCAGGCAAAACGAAACCATTTAGTCTCCAACCTGTCCACTGCTGAAGAAAAAAAGACAATGCTGCAGCAGAGTCTCAAGTTAAAGCAGATCAAAAAGAAACTGGACCAACTCCCGAAGCGTCAGAAAGTTTTCGCAGCCGCCACCCACTTTTCTCCGCGAGGAAATTTCAGACCGACTGCAGGAGAACCGCGACCCGTGTTTCTACTCAGTCGTGGTAGTGAAAAAGCGCCTGTGAAAGAAGTTCAACCAGCGACTTTAAATCTGATCGATGGACTCCCTGGCGATTTTCAACTGAAAGATCCGGAAAACGAAGGCGCCCGCCGGCTTGCCTTGGCACAATGGATCACCCGCCGCGAGAATCCACTGACGTGGCGGTCAATTGTGAATCGCATCTGGCAATACCATTTCGGTAAAGGCATCGTTGATACGCCGAATGACTTTGGAAAAATGGGCTCGCTCCCCACACATCCCGAACTGCTCGATTATCTCGCCCGCCGATTTCGTGACGAAGGGCAATCGCTCAAATCATTGCACCGCATGCTGGTCTTAAGCACCGCCTATCGGCAGTCATCGCGCTCCCATGAACGAGGCAATCAAATTGATGGCGATAACCGTCTGCTCTGGCGAATGAATCGACGCAAACTGGAAGCCGAAGCCATTCGCGATGCCGCCCTGCAAGTCAGCGGAAAGCTGGACCTCACCATGTTTGGCCCGGGAGATCGGCTGTTTGTATTAGAGAAACCGCAACACTCGCCGCACTATCTTTATGAAAAATTTGATCCTGCGACCGCCAAATCATTACGTCGCTCAATCTACCGCTTTGTCGTTCGCTCGGTGCCCGACCCCTTTATGGAATCGCTGGATTGTGCCGATCCTTCTCAGATCACGCCCAAGCGGATTCCCACTTTGACAGCGCTGCAGGCACTCTCTCTACTGAATGATCAGTTCATGGTGAGCATGTCCGAGTTTTACGCACAAAAAGTGGAAGCGGAAGCAGCAGACTTGCCGGCTCAAATCAAACTGGCTTTCGAAACCGCATTAGGCCGTACGCCAAACAAAGTAGAACTACAGATTTTACAGACTATTGGGAAACAGCATGGCATGAAAAATATCTGCCGTCTGATCTTCAACAGCAATGAATTTATCTTTATCGATTAA